ATGTATCTAGGCTAAAGTATGGATTCATAAAAAGCGTTGTTGATGGTAAAAAAGTTGTTCTTGTGGATGACTCCATAGTTAGGGGAACAACGATGAGAAGCATTGTGTTGAGACTTAGGGAAGCTGGTGCTAGCGAGGTTCATGTAAGGATAGCAAGCCCTCCATTCAGATATCCATGTTTCATGGGTATAGATGTTGCATCGAGGCAAGAGCTTTTGGCATGGTCTAGCATGACCCTAGAGGACATCAGAAAGAGTATAGGTGCTGATAGTATTCTCTATAATACTGTAGATGCTTTGACTAGAGCTGTAGGTCTATGTAGCCTCTGTACAGCGTGTTTTACTGGGAGATACCCATTCAATGGGTATACAGCTTCAGATCTAGAAAATATGTTTTCTAGGTGATACACATGACGGGATTGTTAGCTATATATGCATTTGATGATCTTTGGGATATAACAAACTACCTTAGATATGGATCTATGGCGCTACAGCATAGAGGCTTTGAAAAAGGTATTACTTGTTATCCAAAGGACAACACCATTAGATGTATAGAGTTTACCTCTCTAGATATATTCGACCATAAGCTAAATACATCTGTAGGTATCGTGGCTCTGTATAACGAAAACAATATTTATATTGGTAAAGCATCTAGCAGTGGTACTGAGGTTGTTGTTCTTGCTGATAGAACATATAGCGAATTAGATGTTGTTGCAAATAATATCGCCAAGCTATTAACAGAGCATCCCAGCGGCGATATAGTTAACACTCTTTCATCTATATTTAATAATCCCGATATCCCAACGTTTATTGCTTTAACGAATAGGGGAGAGGTTATTGTGTGGAGAAGTGGTATGGGACTTACACCACTTGTTTTAGGTGGCTATGGATTTGATATGGCTATAGTGGCTTCAGAGAGTGTTGCTATAGATATTCTTGGTGCTGAATATAGAAAAGATTTTGATTTGGGTGAAGGGGCATATATATCTAGGTACATATTCAAGGTATTCAAATTAAAGGTTTCTGAAGATAGTGCTATTTGTGCATTTGAATTACTCTATCTAGCAAGACCTGACTCTATAGTTGGAGGTGTGAGTGTTTATCATTTCAGAAAGAGGCTGGGGGAGGAACTTGCATCGAGATTTGACAAATCTATTGATATTGTTGTAGGTGTGCCAGAAACATCTTATCCATATGCATTAGGTTTTTCCCAAAGACTTGGAAAACCATTGGAACTAGCACTTGTGCCTACAGGTTCTAGACAAAGGTCTATGCTTAAGGTAGATCCTATGGATAAGATCATAGCCATCCACCTAAAGATGAACCCCATTAAATCTGCTCTAGAGGGTAAGAAGATAGCTCTTGTCGATGATAGTATGGTCACAGGAGCAACTATAAAGACTGTTTCACAGTTGTTAAGATTTGGTGTAGGTGTTGAAGAGATACATCTGGTTATAGCAAGTCCTCCACTAATATCGAATTGTCCCTATAGAGTGTTTAACCTAGATGTTGAGAAACTTATTGCTGCTAACCTTAGCAGTACTCTCATGGTTAAGTATCTAGATGTTGATAGCATTTCATGGATAGACCACGAGACTATGGATAAAATTGCAAGAGATTTTAGAATTAGGTTATGCGGAAAATGTTTTGGTAGGAATTTCTTTGGTGGATAATGATGAAGGTTCTACTTGTTGGATCCGGTGGAAGGGAGCACGCTTTAGCTACAATGATTAGATACAGTGCTATTAAGCCAAAACTCTATGTCGTTTCAGACTATCTGAATCCAGGGCTATATAGAGAGTCTGAGGAGAGTGGAGGGAGATTATATGTAGCAAATACCTCCAATCCATATGAAGTGTTGAAAATTGTAGAAGAGGTTTCACCTGACCTCATAGTTATAGGGCCTGAAGAACCACAGTTTGCTGGGGTTGCAGATGTTTTGAGGGAAAAAGGATTTACGGTATTTGGAGCTGGAGCAAGGTGTGCAGAGATTGAGAAGAGTAAGGTTTTTGCAAGAACACTTATGTGGAAATACTCTATACCTGGGAGACTGTTTTTCAAAGCCTTTAGAGATGTTGATGAGGCTAGAACATTTATTGAATATGCAGGTGATGTTGTTATAAAACCTGCTAGACAGGCTGGTGGTAAGGGTGTAAAGGTTCTTAGAGATACAAAGGCATATCTATCTAGAGATGTTGGTGAGGTTAAGAAGAGCTATATAGATATTTTGCATAGACATATGGAGGAATACAAAGATATAGACTATAGAATTCTAGTTGAGCAGAGGGTTGAGGGTGTAGAGTATACAGTACAAGTGGTTACAGATGGTTCTACAGCTCTACCCCTACCCGTAATACAGGATCATCCACATGCATATGAATTTGATGTAGGTCCTGAGACAGGTGGTATGGGGAGCATAATGGGTCCTGGATGGACTTTACCCTTCATAACATCTGATGAGTATAGAAAGAGTATAGAGATTGTTGAAGAGGTTCTTAGAGCTCTTCAGAAAGAGGTTGGAGATCAGTATCGTGGTGCTTTTGCAGGACAGATGATGTTGACGGGTCTATGGGGACCGACAATAATAGAGTTCTATAGTAGGTTTGGAGATCCGGAGATATCTAATCTTGTCCCTGTTGTTGAAAGTGATTTTCTCGAAATTCTAGATAGGGCTGCTGAGGGTAGGCTTGCAGGGGTGAAGCTTTCTATAGATGAGGAGAAGGTTGTTATTGTAAAAGCAATTGCACCTGCTGGTTATCCAGATAGCAAGAAGCTTGCATCTGGTCATCCAATAGCTATAGATGATAGAGGTATTAGGGAGAAAGGCTGTATACCACTCTATGCAAGTATTGAGATGTCTAGCAATGGTGTTTTCTATACAAAGGGTTCTAGGGTTATAGAAATTGTGTGTAGTGGTAATAGCTATGAGGATGCATATAGAAGATCTGAGGAAGCTGTTAGATATGTTCAGACACTAGATGGATGGCCATTGTTCTACAGGAGTGATATAGGTTCACAGAAGCTTCTTGAGTATAGATCTAGAGTTGCTGAGAGGGTTAGAAGGGTATATCTGTCTAGAGCTAGGAGGGGTTTGTTGGGCGAGGCCATGGTATGGATACCTGGGCAGGGGATTTTGTCAAACCCCTTGTTATCACCTATAAAGGTGGGTGGTCTATGAATAGAAGGGAATATCTATCTACCCCAATGTTTGAAGGATCTATAAAGATCATGTTACTTGGAAGCGGTGAACTTGGTAAGGAAGTTGCTATAGAGGCACAGAGACTTGGTTTAGAGGTTATAGCTGTAGATAGATATGAATGGGCTCCAGCTATGCATGTTGCCCATAGGAGATATGTTATAGATATGCTTAATCCAAATGCTCTTAAAGCTGTTGTAAGAAAAGAGAAACCTGATGTTATAATACCTGAGATAGAGGCTATAGCTGTAGATGCTCTTGAGGAGCTAGAGTCTGAGGGATTCTATGTTGTTCCAAACGCTAGAGCTGTTAAGATAGCTATGAATAGGATAGAGCTTAGAAAATTTGCTGCTGAGGTACTAGGACTTCCAACAACTAGATATAGATTTGCTGAAAATCCTGATGAAGCTGTTGAGGCATGTGAGGAAGTCGGCATACCATGTCTTATAAAGCCTGAGATGAGTAGTAGTGGACATGGGCATGCAAAGGTATTGGATCCATCGCCAAAGGTTATAAGGGAAGCTTATGAATATGCTGTCTCACATGCTAGGGGAAGGAGTAGGAGGGTAATTGTAGAGGAGTTTGTGCAGCTAGAAACAGAATTCACAGTGCTGTCATATAGATATGTAGCAGATAATGGTGTTGTTACAGAGACATGTGAACCTGTAGAGCATTGGAGATATGGAGAGTATCACTATATAGAGTCTTGGCAACCATCATCAAAACCTATGGATATACTAAATAAAGCTAGGGAGATTGGAATAAGGGTTGCAAATGGTCTTGGAGGTTTTGGTATATTTGGTGTAGAGATATTTCTTACAAAAGATGGTAGAGTTCTATTTAGTGAAGTTGCTCCAAGACCACATGATACAGGTATGGTTACGATGGTTAGTCAAGAGCTTAGCGAATTTGCTATACATGTAAGAGCTGCTATAGGTCTACCAGTTCCAAAGCCTAAAGTAATATCTCCAGGGGCCAGTCTCGCTATATATGTTGATAAAGATGGTATATGGGCTCCAAAGGTATATGGGGTATACAATGCATTGAAGATACCTGGTGTAGATATTAGAATATTTGGAAAGCCGTTTACATATAAAGGTAGGAGGATGGCTGTATTGCTAGCTAGAGGATCAACAGTTGAGGAAGCTCTTGAGAAAGTTAGAAATGCCTCTAAATACACTTTTGTGGGGTGATCCCCATGCCCTGTAAAGGTAAAGTAGCTATAATTGTTGGGAGTCAGAGAGATCTTCCCCATGCAGAAAAAGCGGCAGCTGTGTTAAAAGAACATGGAATTGAATATGAGATAAAGGTTTTGAGTGCACATAGAAATCCGAAGGAGCTTGAGGAATACATAAATGTAGCAGATGTAGATCTATTCATAGCTATGGCTGGTCTAGCAGCACATCTACCAGGCTTTATAGCGTCAAGAACACAGAAGCCTGTTATAGGAGTTCCACTAAATGTGGCTCTAGGAGGATTGGATGCCCTCTTGAGTATTGTTCAAATGCCTAGAGGAGTACCTGTAGCAACTGTAGGTATAGACAATGCTGAAAATGCTGCATATCTAGCTATCAGAATTCTAAGACTCTGTATGGAGAAATAGATATGGCTGGCAATAATATTTGGACATACTCTAAAGCGGGTATAGATCTATCTAAGCATAGATCTATGCATAGATATGCCTTAGAGAACATCGCTAAGCTAGCCAAGGAGCTAGGGATTAACATCAAGAATATAGGGTCATACACAACATTTATAGGTGTTGAAGGTGTTGATATAGCATTGCATGTTGATGGTGTTGGAACAAAAACAATTGTGTTAAGTAAGTTGAATAGATATGAGGTTATCGGATGGGATTGTGTGGCTATGAACGTAAATGATGTTGTATGTGATGGTGCTAGACCTCTAGCTCTTATAGATTATATTGCTATGCCTAGAGATGATGAAGAGATTTTTAAGAGGATATTTGATGGTATTATAAATGCTGCGAGAATAGCGAGGGTAGCTGTTGTTGGTGGGGAGACAGCTATATTGCCAGATCTTGTAAATAGTGTTGATGCTATCTGTATGGTTGTTGCGGTAAAGAGAAATAGTTTTGTTAATAGAGCTAGAAGAGGAGATATTGTTATAGGTGTAAATAGCTGGGGTCTTCATGCAAATGGCTATACACTTGTTAGAAGAGTTATTGAGTCTACGGTAAATAG
Above is a genomic segment from Ignisphaera aggregans DSM 17230 containing:
- a CDS encoding Phosphoribosylaminoimidazole carboxylase (COGs: COG0027 Formate-dependent phosphoribosylglycinamide formyltransferase (GAR transformylase)~InterPro IPR003135:IPR011761~KEGG: dka:DKAM_0526 phosphoribosylglycinamide formyltransferase 2~PFAM: ATP-dependent carboxylate-amine ligase domain protein ATP-grasp~PRIAM: Phosphoribosylaminoimidazole carboxylase~SPTR: B8D421 Phosphoribosylglycinamide formyltransferase 2~PFAM: ATP-grasp domain~TIGRFAM: phosphoribosylglycinamide formyltransferase 2), with the protein product MNRREYLSTPMFEGSIKIMLLGSGELGKEVAIEAQRLGLEVIAVDRYEWAPAMHVAHRRYVIDMLNPNALKAVVRKEKPDVIIPEIEAIAVDALEELESEGFYVVPNARAVKIAMNRIELRKFAAEVLGLPTTRYRFAENPDEAVEACEEVGIPCLIKPEMSSSGHGHAKVLDPSPKVIREAYEYAVSHARGRSRRVIVEEFVQLETEFTVLSYRYVADNGVVTETCEPVEHWRYGEYHYIESWQPSSKPMDILNKAREIGIRVANGLGGFGIFGVEIFLTKDGRVLFSEVAPRPHDTGMVTMVSQELSEFAIHVRAAIGLPVPKPKVISPGASLAIYVDKDGIWAPKVYGVYNALKIPGVDIRIFGKPFTYKGRRMAVLLARGSTVEEALEKVRNASKYTFVG
- a CDS encoding Amidophosphoribosyltransferase (COGs: COG0034 Glutamine phosphoribosylpyrophosphate amidotransferase~InterPro IPR000836~KEGG: dka:DKAM_0524 amidophosphoribosyltransferase (ATase)~PFAM: phosphoribosyltransferase~PRIAM: Amidophosphoribosyltransferase~SPTR: B8D419 Amidophosphoribosyltransferase (ATASE)~PFAM: Phosphoribosyl transferase domain~TIGRFAM: amidophosphoribosyltransferase) — its product is MTGLLAIYAFDDLWDITNYLRYGSMALQHRGFEKGITCYPKDNTIRCIEFTSLDIFDHKLNTSVGIVALYNENNIYIGKASSSGTEVVVLADRTYSELDVVANNIAKLLTEHPSGDIVNTLSSIFNNPDIPTFIALTNRGEVIVWRSGMGLTPLVLGGYGFDMAIVASESVAIDILGAEYRKDFDLGEGAYISRYIFKVFKLKVSEDSAICAFELLYLARPDSIVGGVSVYHFRKRLGEELASRFDKSIDIVVGVPETSYPYALGFSQRLGKPLELALVPTGSRQRSMLKVDPMDKIIAIHLKMNPIKSALEGKKIALVDDSMVTGATIKTVSQLLRFGVGVEEIHLVIASPPLISNCPYRVFNLDVEKLIAANLSSTLMVKYLDVDSISWIDHETMDKIARDFRIRLCGKCFGRNFFGG
- a CDS encoding phosphoribosylamine/glycine ligase (COGs: COG0151 Phosphoribosylamine-glycine ligase~InterProIPR003806:IPR020560:IPR020562:IPR020561:IPR 011761:IPR000115~KEGG: dka:DKAM_0525 phosphoribosylamine--glycine ligase~PFAM: Phosphoribosylglycinamide synthetase, ATP-grasp (A) domain; Phosphoribosylglycinamide synthetase, N-domain; Phosphoribosylglycinamide synthetase, C-domain; protein of unknown function DUF201~PRIAM: Phosphoribosylamine--glycine ligase~SPTR: B8D420 Phosphoribosylamine--glycine ligase~TIGRFAM: phosphoribosylamine/glycine ligase~PFAM: Phosphoribosylglycinamide synthetase, N domain; Phosphoribosylglycinamide synthetase, ATP-grasp (A) domain; Phosphoribosylglycinamide synthetase, C domain~TIGRFAM: phosphoribosylamine--glycine ligase), encoding MKVLLVGSGGREHALATMIRYSAIKPKLYVVSDYLNPGLYRESEESGGRLYVANTSNPYEVLKIVEEVSPDLIVIGPEEPQFAGVADVLREKGFTVFGAGARCAEIEKSKVFARTLMWKYSIPGRLFFKAFRDVDEARTFIEYAGDVVIKPARQAGGKGVKVLRDTKAYLSRDVGEVKKSYIDILHRHMEEYKDIDYRILVEQRVEGVEYTVQVVTDGSTALPLPVIQDHPHAYEFDVGPETGGMGSIMGPGWTLPFITSDEYRKSIEIVEEVLRALQKEVGDQYRGAFAGQMMLTGLWGPTIIEFYSRFGDPEISNLVPVVESDFLEILDRAAEGRLAGVKLSIDEEKVVIVKAIAPAGYPDSKKLASGHPIAIDDRGIREKGCIPLYASIEMSSNGVFYTKGSRVIEIVCSGNSYEDAYRRSEEAVRYVQTLDGWPLFYRSDIGSQKLLEYRSRVAERVRRVYLSRARRGLLGEAMVWIPGQGILSNPLLSPIKVGGL
- a CDS encoding 5-(carboxyamino)imidazole ribonucleotide mutase (COGs: COG0041 Phosphoribosylcarboxyaminoimidazole (NCAIR) mutase~InterPro IPR000031~KEGG: dka:DKAM_0527 phosphoribosylaminoimidazole carboxylase~PFAM: 1-(5-phosphoribosyl)-5-amino-4-imidazole-carboxylate (AIR) carboxylase~PRIAM: Phosphoribosylaminoimidazole carboxylase~SPTR: B8D422 Phosphoribosylaminoimidazole carboxylase~PFAM: AIR carboxylase~TIGRFAM: phosphoribosylaminoimidazole carboxylase, PurE protein), whose protein sequence is MPCKGKVAIIVGSQRDLPHAEKAAAVLKEHGIEYEIKVLSAHRNPKELEEYINVADVDLFIAMAGLAAHLPGFIASRTQKPVIGVPLNVALGGLDALLSIVQMPRGVPVATVGIDNAENAAYLAIRILRLCMEK
- a CDS encoding phosphoribosylformylglycinamidine cyclo-ligase (COGs: COG0150 Phosphoribosylaminoimidazole (AIR) synthetase~InterPro IPR010918:IPR000728:IPR004733~KEGG: dka:DKAM_0528 phosphoribosylformylglycinamidine cyclo-ligase~PFAM: AIR synthase related protein domain protein; AIR synthase related protein~SPTR: B8D423 Phosphoribosylformylglycinamidine cyclo-ligase~TIGRFAM: phosphoribosylformylglycinamidine cyclo-ligase~PFAM: AIR synthase related protein, N-terminal domain; AIR synthase related protein, C-terminal domain~TIGRFAM: phosphoribosylaminoimidazole synthetase), whose protein sequence is MAGNNIWTYSKAGIDLSKHRSMHRYALENIAKLAKELGINIKNIGSYTTFIGVEGVDIALHVDGVGTKTIVLSKLNRYEVIGWDCVAMNVNDVVCDGARPLALIDYIAMPRDDEEIFKRIFDGIINAARIARVAVVGGETAILPDLVNSVDAICMVVAVKRNSFVNRARRGDIVIGVNSWGLHANGYTLVRRVIESTVNSYNISIDGIDLGEELSRPTAIYSNLVMEAIEQGLVNSIAHITGGAFRKVKRVLGDDLDMYIRMPEPPKIFSLIMKLGNIPVTEMYSVFNMGIGLVFTTPIEKVQSLMELIERNGFNAYKLGEVVSGSGSIYIDTPFGEKLEL